The sequence below is a genomic window from Cicer arietinum cultivar CDC Frontier isolate Library 1 chromosome 6, Cicar.CDCFrontier_v2.0, whole genome shotgun sequence.
TGTACTTTTCAGTTTTCTGATATTagttaaaacttaaaaagaTTTTTCATGGAGAATGTACAATAATACAAAGGAAAAAGACTACTTGGTCCAACTTTCAGTTAGTCTTGGAATACAATATTTTAGGCGATTCTTAGGGTGGAGAAGATCCCATGTGGACCCCAATCATATAGCGAACCCTTTGCAGTAAGCATCTTTCGTCCTCACAATGCAACATAGGGCTCATTCTACTGAAGCCCCCCTAGTCCTGCAGCTATGAGCAGCTATATGATAAATGCCGTAAACAACCAAAGTTTTAGAATAGATAGCGTTCTTGACCTCTGTACCGCCTTAGAGTGGGTCTAAATTGATTCACAAATATTTTAAGTCGAATAACTAATTAGAAGAACATTGTGCTTAATCTGCTTGATGAAGTTCCTAGTAAGAAGTTGTAGGTACAAAAGGTACGTATACTACCCGTATAAGTTACTTTACTGGTAGTACTACCCTTATAAGTTTAACAAGGGAGAAATAAATGAAAAGGGAGCACGTGGTGCTTCACTCAAACATGAACTTAcaatcaaattgaaactatgaATGTAATGCACAACCAAATAAGCTTAGTTCTTGATTTGATTACATAGATATGAACAAACCTGAACCAACACAATCACACTATCTGCGTATTACAAATATCAACTGCCAAATGGATAAAAGAAGAGATAAAGCTACCTATACAACCACACAGTCACTCAATAAAAAGCTGAAAGTTAGCTCCAAGTTAATCATCTTCCTTTGCCTGGCTACTTAGCCAATCTCTCTATGCAGAGAACACAAAAGTCTAAGTTAGATGCATACTGATTACTTAAATTCTTTTCTCACCCTCAATCCATGACCAATATCATTAACAACTGTAGCCAGAACCTGGTTACAATCTTATAATCAATTGGGGAGAAAACAGCAAAGGTATAATGAAAATAACAGAGGTAAGAATAATTATGCCATGAAAATCCACTCCGTGCCTCTGCAAGAGACTAATTATCATTGGGTGCTGCGTGTTAATCCTCCCCGTGTCACATTTCTGCGCAAAAGATTCCCCATCATTAGAGTTGTTGGGAAAAGCATAAACatgaaaaattaaacaaaagaaTCAAAGGCGGCgagattatttaaaatattcgaAAATTCACTAATAAGCCGCCAACAAAACAAACTTGAACAATATATTCACATCCTCAATCCTTTATTGTTTTGATTCATAATTCTTAATTGGGTCCTAGTTTAACTAGTTAAGAAAACATAATTAATGGCAACAAAAAACCTTGAAGGCAAATAATTAAAACTACCAGTTTGTTATCTGGATAACTCAGATAAATAAAAGATTACACGATAATGCAATAAACATTATAGGGTTGTGTAGATAGATTAACAGACCAAAAATTatagggaatatcaatcatTGCAACAATCAGATTCCATGAGTACAAaccatattgtttaatttgtaataaataataataatttctcttctTTAAATTTAAAGGGTAAGCTCCATATTCAGGATATTTTGTTCCACAGCATACTATCTACAAGTGTCTCGATCTCGAAATATACACCTAATTGTGTGCATGTTAACCAACTTTTTGAAGATAATAGCAATTGCTTAATTGTATAATGGTGTTATTGTTTAGAATAATATAGAGAAAAGAGAAGCTTTCAAGTTTAAAATAACTATCCACTATCCCATTAAAAATTTGTTcttatttcatttaaataataaaaagagaaatgttatactgttttaaaataacaattcaCTACCTATAGTTTCCTGTTCTTAAGGTTAGAATTTATTGGTTCTGAAGACACTAGAAGACCCATTTGAAACTTGGAACATATTCGGCGAGTTGAAGAATTGTTGACAAAGCACCAAAAAATAAGTTGTAGTAAGCCTAATGGAATATAGGGActttgaatatattaaatacaGATGTAGTTTGGTAGAAATGATATAAATATGAGAGCaaaccaaaatcaaaatgatACTACATTTGAAGGAAAATATTCTCATGAAAGAGGACCCCATTAAGATAAATATGATAGTGTAACAAAATCATTACACCTaactaaattttcataaacaatAGGATGTCCCATGCAGTTGAATTACAGCTAAGTTAAGCTGCATTAAAGAATGTGCCATAGAAACCTGGGCTTAGAATCATACAAAATGCAACTCCTGTAATTTTGCCACACAAAAATTCATACAAATGCAACTCTTGTAACCTATAATCAGAAAATTGATTTAGTTTATGTCCTGGTACAAAATGTCTTAACGAATTAttcctttaaaaaaacaatgatATAAGGAAGATAATGAATTAATAAGCTAGTAAAAGCTCCCAGTCTCAGAATCATTTACAGAAAAAAGCAAGCTAAGAATGTGACTGAGAATGAATTAATAAGGAAGAGAATGAATAAAAAGCACAAGAATGTGACCAAAAAAAGGGGGAAAAGAAGTACCTCCCAGAAACAAGCTGATGCTGGGCACTGTTCATAGGGCCCTTTACATTGCTGAAACGCTTTGCTTTTGTCTCTTGGTCTTTTTCCACACGCATTGCAGCTACCTCCTTCTCCATGACAGCTACTTCTCTTCTCATTTTCTTTGCCTCAACTTCCATAGCTTTGGTCAATGTATCCACTTTCTTTGCTAGCATCTGGCAGATAATGACCATTGCAACAATTATCTAAGATTGCAATGGTCAACTAAGAAATCTAAGATTAAAATCCAAACAGGTTAAAAAATTACTAACCTCAATGGCATCGTCTTTATCCTTTAGGCTTTGATCTTTTTCAAGACCTGCTTTCCTCAACACTAGGACCTCTTTCTGCAGAAAATCATACAAAACTCCTGGAACACTATCCTCTGCATCTATTAATGGGAAGTCATTTGGCTTATCATCCAAACTTCCTTTCCAATCACCGTTTTTCTCTCTGTCTTTAGTTCCTTCAGAAGACTGGTTAAACGAGGAACTTGGAGGCTTTCCATTTAGGAGAATTTTACTCCTTTCTAGTGACCTAGAGCCACCATCAAAAGACTTAGATGCACCTTTAGCATGCTTCAAAACTGTGCTGGAGGACACAGAAGACCTTAGTTGAAAGGATGATGTTCTCTTAGGTAGAAACCCATTAGAGTTCAGTTTGGATATGTTATCAGCTCCTCCAAGAGATTGACGCCGAGAAGGCCCATTGCTAACACATCTTCCCTCTGAAGTTCCGCGGTTAATACTGTTAGAAGTTTCTCTCAAACTCTCCTGTAGCACTTTAAGCCGTAATTGATATTTTTCCTGAAAATTGTAAAAGGTTTACCTTGAGTAATGGCAGAACTTATCTCCTAAGTTAATACAAGCAGGCTGTAAAACCAGATTATTACTTTTAACTGTGCTTCATACTTTGCAGTGCGGTCAGCTGTAGCAAGCTTATCCCGAAGTTGTTGCATCTCTCCCTGTAAGAATGAGGTTCAATAAAATATGGAAACTGTTAATGTGAAGCCAAAGTGCAggaaaatttaaattcatactTAAAGAAAAAGCAACAAAAGATTAAATACAGAGGACTAGGAAATAAAATTATACCCACCATCAAGAATCGTCGGTCTTCAAGCCATTGTTTGACAGGCATCACTTTGTCGTTAGCATCTTTCCATTCATTTGCCACTACTACAGCTACTCTGTTTGCTGATACCTTGGCACGTGCCAACTCCCGATCAAGAGTTTTTCTTTCTTCCTAGAGTGTAAAACACACCATTCAAAAACTTTTAACTAGAAGCTAAAATATAATCAAGAGAGTAAAGCAACTGGAAAAGCAAACTCTGAGAATTTAACAGATTACATTCATTTCTTGAAATTTTCGCTGATAATCTCTCACAGCATTTGCAGCTGCACCCCCTGCAAGGACAGCCTCTTCTAGTTCCCTCACAGTTTGGGTGAGCTTTTCAACCTCTGCTACCTTCAGCCTATGCATTTTatccaaaattttgttttcttcctGCGAGAGGTGATGGTAATACCAAGTACAAAAAAGTTACATCATTATGGTAACAACTTCCTATGTATTTTGAGAGAGAAACAAGTACAAGATTGCAAATACCTGGCAAATCTCAATTTGTTTCATTAGctcttgatttttattttggagATCATCCACCATGGAGGCCTTAGCCAAGGCAACCTGAACAGTCCTCTCAGCTTCAAGAAGTGCTGCTTCTTTAGA
It includes:
- the LOC101492444 gene encoding microtubule-associated protein 70-2-like, whose product is MAEFSGDVGMEATVVTPTPLNVSGSFKEGKKPSLRRPHSMRPSLDADEFMNLLHGSDPVKLELNRLENEVKDKDRELSEALVEIKALKHSERLREKAVEELTEELSKVDGKLKLTENLLESKNLEIKKINDEKKASMAAQFAAEATLRRVHAAQKDDDMPPIEAILAPLEAELKLARQEIAKLQDDNKALDRLTKSKEAALLEAERTVQVALAKASMVDDLQNKNQELMKQIEICQEENKILDKMHRLKVAEVEKLTQTVRELEEAVLAGGAAANAVRDYQRKFQEMNEERKTLDRELARAKVSANRVAVVVANEWKDANDKVMPVKQWLEDRRFLMGEMQQLRDKLATADRTAKYEAQLKEKYQLRLKVLQESLRETSNSINRGTSEGRCVSNGPSRRQSLGGADNISKLNSNGFLPKRTSSFQLRSSVSSSTVLKHAKGASKSFDGGSRSLERSKILLNGKPPSSSFNQSSEGTKDREKNGDWKGSLDDKPNDFPLIDAEDSVPGVLYDFLQKEVLVLRKAGLEKDQSLKDKDDAIEMLAKKVDTLTKAMEVEAKKMRREVAVMEKEVAAMRVEKDQETKAKRFSNVKGPMNSAQHQLVSGRNVTRGGLTRSTQ